In Mucilaginibacter sp. KACC 22063, the genomic stretch GGTTTCAAAAATGGCAATTTGAGAAGCGCATTGGTGATTTTCCAGTTCTTCATTTCCATTTTCCTGATTATAGGCACACTGGCCATTTACAACCAGTTAAAATATATTCAGAACAAAGATCTAGGTTTTAAACGCGAACAGGTTTTAGTCATTAAGCACGCACACGTTCTGGGTACACAGGCAGAAACGTTTAAACAGGAGGTAAAACAACTACCCGGCGTTACCGATGCTTCTTTAACATCTTACACACCTACTGCGGGTAGCAGGAACAACAGTACCATTTATACATCACCTGTTTTTGATTCAAAAAGTGCGCTAAACAGCCAGATATGGACGGTGGATGCCAATTACCTGCCAACCATGGGTATGCACCTGATAGCAGGGCGGAACTTTTCTGAAGATATGGCTACCGATTCGATGTCGCTGATCTTAAACGAATCAGCTATTAAAATGCTTAGTGGCAAAAACAATTTGAACCAATTTTTATACGAGCCGCTTGACAATGAAATGAAAAAAATCGGGAAATATAAGATAATCGGTATTATTAAAGATTTTAACTTCAACAGCCTCAGGGAGAATGTAACACCGCTAATTCTTACCTATGGCAAAAATGAAGGCTCACTTAACGTTCGGATAAGTACTAAAGATGTAAAAGGAATGTTAAGCCAGATAGAGCGCAAATGGAAAGAACTGTCACCCAACCAGTCTTTCTCCTTCTCCTTTATGGATCAGGATTTTGACGAGATCTATCGCAGTGAACAGCGTGTAGGTGTCATTTGCGTAGCCTTTACTTCTTTCGCCATTATTATAGCCTGCCTTGGTCTGTTTGGCCTTGCTGCCTATTCAGCGGAGCAACGTAATAAAGAAATTGGCATCCGCAAAGTGTTGGGAGCGGGCGTTACCTCCATTGTTACCATGCTTTCGAAAGATTTTATCAAACTGGTATTTATTGCCATTATACTGGCAGCACCGTTGGCCTGGTGGTTTATGCAGAAGTTCTTCCTGGAAAGTTATGCTTACAGGCAAAACATACAATGGTGGGTAATAGCTGCTGCGGGTTCTGCCGCTGTTATCATTGCTTTTATAACTATCAGTTTCCAATCTATAAAAGCAGCATTAATAAATCCGGTTAAAAGTTTAAGGAGCGAATAAAATGCTTAAGAATTACATCAAAATTGCCTGGAGAAATCTTTATAAAAACAAAGTATTCTCGCTGATCCACATACTGGGTTTAACTATTGGGATCACCGTATGTGTAATGATCTTCGTTTATGTTTTAAACGAGTTCAGTTATGATAGTTTTCATAAGAATGGAAAGAATATTTATAGGGTAATGCGCGGTTACGACCCCGCAAAGCCACCTGCCCCTTACATGTCGGGTCCTTATGGTAATGCCTTACGTAATGATTATGCCAACCAGATAGAAGACCTGGTAGCCATATTACCATCTAACGACCTGATCACATTCGGCGAAAAGTCATTTACCGAACGCAATATCTTTTACGCAGATGCTGATTTTTTTAAGATGTTCAGCTTTCAGCTGATTAAGGGCAATGCTTTAACCGCATTAAAGGAGCCGAAAAGTATTGTCCTGACAGAATCTACTGCTAAAAAATATTTTGGCAACGCTGATCCAATGGGTAAGGTTGTTAAGGTTGATAAGCAGTACCAATATAAGGTGACAGGTATTGCAAAAGATGTTCCCTCAAATTCGCATCTGTATTTTGATGTGATTATGCCGTTATCAAACTTCTATCATGAGCCGTTTTTTAATGTTTGGGCTAATAACAATTCCTATATCTATATGCAGTTAAAGCCAGGTGTAAAACCTGAGCAATTAGAGCGCACCTTCCCGGCATTTATGCAAAAATACATGCGTAAGGATATGGAGCATATGCGCGTAAACTTCGACCTTGCTTTAACCCCATTAAAAGATATTTATTTTGAGGAAGGTGTAGTGTTTGATGGCGTTAAGCATGGCGATAAAAAGGTAGTATATATCTTTATTTCTGTAGCGGTGCTCATCATGCTCATTGCATGTATCAACTTTTTGAACCTGTCAACCATCAGGGCTGCCGAGCGGTCGAAAGAAGTAGGGTTACGAAAAGTTTTAGGTGCGCTGCGTAATCATTTAATGATGCAGTTTATTGGTGAGTCTATCCTGTTAACCTTAATATCATGTGTGCTAGCTATCGGATTATTGTTTTTATTGATGCCCTGGTACAACAGCATACTTGGCTACGAGTTAACGGTACAGTGGACATCAGCACCGATTTATCTTTTCCTGCTTTCTTTAGTACTGATTGTGGGTTTTGTATCCGGTGGTTACCCGGCTTTATTTATATCTGCTTTTTCACCAATACAGGCTTTGAAAGGGAAATTAAAGTTTGGCAAGGGCGCTTCATTTTTCAGGCAATCGCTTGTGGTGGTACAGTTCAGTATTTCTGTAATGCTGATCATCGGCACCATTGTGATCATGAAACAGATGAGTTATGTAAAAAATAAATCATTGGGCTATGACAAGGATCAACTGGTAACTGTAAGGATAGATAACGACGAAATTTACAACCACCGCCGCCTTTTTCATTCTGTTCTCGAAAATAACGGCAACATCGAATCGGTTTCATTAATGGCCGGCGAACCCGGTGGATTTTATGATACCAACGGATTTGAGGTAGAAGATAAACCTGCTACATGGCGTGCAAGAACATCATACACAGACGCCGAATATCTTAAAACATTAGGCCTTAAAGTAATTGCAGGCCGTGGTTTTTCCCGCCAGTTTGCTACAGACAGTGCAGAAGCCGCCATAATCAACAGAACAGCAGCAAAAGATTTAGGATTTACCCCCGATCAAGCTGTTGGTAAATGGATAAAAAATACCTACCGTGATTCGGTACGCAGGCATATTGTAGGCGTGGTAGAAGATTTCAACTATCTTTCACTTAAGCAAACACTTGATCCGTTGGTGATCACCCAGGCAGAAGACAGCCGCGTAGCAGTTATCAAAATAAAAGCAGGTAATATTAAAGCCGGTATGGAAGCCATTAAACAGGCTTACGCACAGGTGGCGCCTGTTTATCCATTTGAATACAGTTTCCTTAACCAGCAATTTGATAAGGCCTATCGCTCAGATATCCGTCAGCAAACTATTTTAAGTGCATTTGCCGGGGTGGCCATATTTATTGCCTGCTTAGGCTTATTCGGGCTGGCATCTTTCAGCGCAGCTAAGCGGACGAAAGAGATAGGCGTACGGAAGGTGCTTGGCTCTTCGGTACAAAATATTATTATCCTGTTATCAAAGGACATTCTGAAACCTGTATTAATTGCGACAATAATTGCTATGCCGGTAGGGTATTTTCTAATGAATAAATGGCTGCAGAATTTTGCTTATCGCATTTCTATGCAATGGTGGATTTTTGTACTGGCGGCTGTACTTACAACCTTAATAGCAGTGCTTACCATAAGTTATAATGCATTAAGGGCAGCATTGGCCAATCCTGTTAAAAGTTTAAGAAACGAATAAGTAACCTTAACCGCTTGCATTATGTTGTATAATTATTTTAAGACCACCATCCGTAGTTTTAAAAACAACCTTCTTTTTTCGCTGATCAACATTGTTGGTTTATCTATTGGGATCAGTGCAGCTTTAGTGATATATCTAATCGTTAACCACGATCTCACTTTCGATAAATTTCATCCGGATGGTAACCGTATCTACCGGGTTGTTACTACCATGCGTTTTGCCAACTTCAGTAGTAATACTGCAGCTGTGCCATTGCCTTTACAGGATGCAGCTGGGCAGGAACTAACGGGTATGGAAGCGACTGCGCCTTTCGTATTAGGAGAAGAAACAAAGGCTGCTATTCAAACGCCAAGTGAAAAGAGTAAAGTCTTTAAAAAGCAACCTGATATTGTTTACACTGATAGCCGCTATTTCAATTGCTTTAAATACAAATGGTTGGCAGGATCGCCAAAGTCTTTGAACGAACCCAATAAAGTTGTGCTTTCTGCAAGCCGGGCAAAACTGTATTTTAATGCTGTAAATCCGCAGGATGCTATTGGTAAATTGATTGTATACAATGATTCGGTTAAGACAACTGTTGTAGGTGTAATAGCCGATTTTATCGAGAATACGGACTTTACTTTTAAAGATTTTATCTCTTTAAAAACAGGTTTTCCAAGTGGTATGAACCTTAATAACTGGACCAATACTGATGGTAAAGTTCAGCTGTTCTTAAAGCTTAAAGAAAATGCTACTACTGAGAACATTGAAAAACAGATACAAAGCATTTATGCTAAAAATGTAAAAAGCGATGTAGGCCATGCTAAATTTAAATTACAGCCTTTGTCTGATATTCATTTTAATAATGCATTTGGAGTGTTTGGGCATAGGCAGGCAAATACTAAAGCTTTATATGGGTTGCTTGCTGTAGGTGGTATTATCCTGCTGCTGGCTTGTATTAACTTTGTGAACCTTACCACTGCACAGGCGGTTAATCGCGCAAGGGAGATCGGCGTACGTAAAACATTAGGCGGATCAAAGTCCCAGCTTATTTTTCAGTTTTTTAGCGAAACAATTGTTATCACATCTATAGCAGCAATTCTATCGTTATTGCTGGTGCCATTCTTATTAAAAATGTTTTCGGATTTTATTCCGCCTGAACTGCATTTTAATATTCTGCAACAACCGGGAGTTATAATATTTACGATTGTATTGATAGGTGTTGTTGGGTTAATTTCCGGGATATATCCGGCTTTGGTACTGGCAAGTTATAACCCTGTTACGGCACTTAAAAATCAGGTAGCTGCAAATGGAAAAGGCCGTAATGTTTTACTGCGACAATCGCTTACGGTGGTGCAATTTATTGCGGCTCAGGTACTCATTATTGGTACTATCATTGTAAGCAAGCAAATTCATTATATGCTTAACAAGGATTTAGGTTTTGATAAAAATGGCATTGTTATTATTGATCTACCGTACAAAAACCATAATAATGATGTCTTTCAAGATCAGATAAAATCGTTACCCCAGGTTGACCAGGCAGTACTTGCAGGTCCGCCACCGGCGAGAAACGGCTATTCAATGACCTCACTGAATTACAATAACGGCAAAAATAAAATAGAACTATCTCCGGAAGTGAAACAGGGCGATGAGTCATACTTTAAATTCTATCACATCAAATTATTAGCTGGAAAATACTTACAGCTAAGTGATAGTTTGCATGCCATAGTTGTTAATGAATCATTTGTTAAAGCCTTAGGGTTTCAACATCCGCAAGAAGGCATTGGTGCTACCATCAATATCTGGAATAGACAGATGCAAATTGCCGGCGTTGTTTCCAATTTCAATTCTTCATCGCTGCATGTAGCTATAGCCCCTTTAATATTTAATGCAGAAAAAGATAATTTTTACACTTTGCATATTAAGTTTAAACCAGGTACCACCGCAGATAATGTTAGTTCAGCCATTACTGCAATCAGAGGTCAATGGCAAAAGCTTTATCCTGATGTTGATTTTGAATACAACTTTTTAGATGAGCAAATTGCCAGGTTTTACGAATCTGAGCAAAATACAGCCCGGTTATTAACCTGGGCTACTGATATTGCTATCTTCATCAGTTGCATGGGCCTGCTTGGGCTGGTGATACATACTACTGCACAGCGCACCAAAGAAATTGGCGTGCGTAAGGTGCTTGGCGCTTCGGTAAGCCGAATTGTAGCACTGCTGTCATATGATTTTCTAAAACTGGTGATCATTGCCATTGTCATTGCTTCACCGCTGGCATGGTACGGTGTATCTAAATGGATGCAGGGATTTGCCTATCATACGCCAATTAACTGGTGGTCTTTTGTGCTGGCCGGTTTAATAGCCATAATTGTTGCACTATTTACCATCTCTTTTAATGCAGTGAAAGCTGCATTAGCTAATCCTGTTAAAAGTTTACGTAGCGAATAATCTATAAACTTATGTTAAAGAATTATTTCAAAATTGCCTGGAGAAAGATCAAAAAGAATAAGCTTTATTCTTTTGTAAACATCATCGGATTAACAGCTGGTTTAACAAGTTGCCTTCTGATCGGTATTTACCTTTATAACGAATTAAGCTATGATAGCTTCCATCAAAATGCTGACCGCATTGTACGCCTTACCATGCAATACAGCTACGGTACAAGCGTAGAATCAACCGCTAATACCGGCACCAAAGACGGCCCCCAGTTTAAAAGAGAGTTTCCGGAAGTTGAGCAGTATGTGAGGACGATGAAATCGGCAAAGACGTTCAACAACAACGGCCAGTTGTTCAGTGAAAATGTAATGTATGCCGATGAGCCTTTCTTTTCAGTGTTTAGTTTTCCTTTGATCGAAGGTAACCCCAATACCGCCTTAAACAGCCCTGATAAGATTGTAATTACAGAAGCAATTGCTAAAAAGTACTTCGGCAATCAGGATGCTTTAGGAAAGGTGATCAAATCAGATAATAAATTTTATACAGTAAGCGGTATCGCTAAAAATACACCGTCAAACTCACAGATGCAGTTTGATATGGTGTTGCCGTTCAACTTGCTATCGGCTGCAAAAAGCCCCGAACAATGGTTTACGGCAAATTATATCACCTACCTGTTATTGAAGTCGCCTGCGGATGTACAACCACTCCAAAAGCAGATAAACGCCTATATGCAAAATGTAAGCGCCGGAGAACTGAAAATGACAGGAGGGGCATTCCTTAAGATAAATATTGAGCATTTAAAGGATGTCCACTTGCATTCGCCAAATGCAGGTTTCGAACCTAATGGTAGTATTGTTTACATCTACATTTTATTCAGTATTGCATTATTGACCCTGTTTATCGCAGCAGTTAACTATACTAACCTGGCTGTAGCCCAGTCGGCCAACAGGAGCGCTGAAATAAGTATACGCAAGGTTTTAGGAGCAGGCCAGGCACAATTATTCAGGCAGTTTATTGGCGAATCTATCATGTTTGTAGCTATAGGCATGGTGCTTTCTTTGATACTGGCCTATATGTTATTGCCTCAATTTAATCTAATAGCCGGAAAGAAATTCACAACCGAAGATTTCTTCAATCCTGTGGTAATTTCAGCATTAATAGTGTTAAGCATCATAATGAGTGTTGTCTCAGGTTCGTACCCATCGCTGTTGTTATCAAATGTAAAATTGGCTAAGCTGCTTAAATCAGGATTTTCATTTACGGGTAATTCATCAGTTAAACAGTCGCTTATCGTATTTCAGTTTGTTATCTCGTTCTTTCTGATCCTGTCAACAGCGGTTATTAGCAAGCAGCTTAATTATATACAAACTAAAGATGTTGGCTATAAGCGTAATAATATTATCGCCCTGCCGCTCGACTGGCAGATTTACGGCGCTGTTAATACTTTAAAAACCCAGTTCGCTAACATACCGGGCGTACAACAGGTAAGCGTAGCTAATTCATCTCCTGTAGTAGTACAATGGGGCGATGATATTACATCTCAAGAGGGGGGTAAAACACTTGTAAATGCTATACCTGCCGACGAAAATTATGTGCCGTTATTTGATATCAAACTACTGGCGGGTAGTAATTTCACCCATGCAGATTTGCTGCAATTGGATACAACCAACGGAGGCAAAAACTACCGTAACACTTTTATCATCAACGAAAGTGCGGCCAAAGCTTTAGGATGGACACCGGAACAGGCCATCGGTAAAACAATTAATAAAGGCCAGGATGGTATAGTGAAAGGCGTTGTTAAAGATTTCAACTTTCAATCTTTACATCAACCTATTACCCCATTGATCATTTTTCTTGATAAATCTAACACCAACAACATATTTCTTAAAGTCTCAACTGATGATATGCCTAAAGTGCTAAAAACAGTGGAATCAATATGGAAGCATGAAGTTAATAACCGGCCGTTTGAGTTCCATTTTATAGATGACGATTACAATGCAATTTATGTTAGTGAACAACGTACCGCAGCCATATTTAAAACCTTTTCGGCGCTTGCCATATTATTGGCCTGTTTAGGTTTGTTTGCTTTAACCGCTTACTCAGTTGTTAATCGCACCAAAGAAATTGGCATCAGAAAAGTATTAGGTGCTTCTGTAAGCAGCATTATGCTGATGTTATCAAAGAGCTTCCTGAAGTTGGTACTGATTGCTATATTGATTGCTTCGCCAATTGCATGGTTTATAATGAATAAATGGTTGCAGGATTTTGCATTTCGTATACAAATACCGTGGTACCTGTTTGTAGTTGCTGGCTTATTAACTGTGCTGATCGCTTTTGTAACGGTAAGCTTGCAGTCGGGTAAGGCTGCGCTTAGTAACCCGGTAAAAGCGCTTAGAAATGATTAAATAATTTCGGATATTTATGGCTCAACCGAAATCCCATGCGAGCCATTATCACCATTTGCTTGCTGATGCTATGCTGTGGCATGGCATCGGCACAAGTTAACTGGGCCAATGAACCTATTATTGTTAAAGAGATAAAAGGGCAAACGATACGTAGTGTAACCGTTAAAACGCTTTCAGGTAATATATCAGTAATCGGCACCAGCAACAAGCCTTCGATAGAAGTGTACGTTGATGCCATTAACGAAGCTACCATGCCCATTGAGCAGGTAAGGCAGATGGTAAAGCAGGATTATGCCATTGATATGATGGTTAAAGATCACCAGTTGATGGTGTCTGCATCATGCAAATACGGCGACAGTAACTGGAAAAAAGCGTTAAGTATTTCTTTCAAAATATTTGTACCACGTTCGGTAATGTGTAACCT encodes the following:
- a CDS encoding ABC transporter permease; its protein translation is MLYNYFKTTIRSFKNNLLFSLINIVGLSIGISAALVIYLIVNHDLTFDKFHPDGNRIYRVVTTMRFANFSSNTAAVPLPLQDAAGQELTGMEATAPFVLGEETKAAIQTPSEKSKVFKKQPDIVYTDSRYFNCFKYKWLAGSPKSLNEPNKVVLSASRAKLYFNAVNPQDAIGKLIVYNDSVKTTVVGVIADFIENTDFTFKDFISLKTGFPSGMNLNNWTNTDGKVQLFLKLKENATTENIEKQIQSIYAKNVKSDVGHAKFKLQPLSDIHFNNAFGVFGHRQANTKALYGLLAVGGIILLLACINFVNLTTAQAVNRAREIGVRKTLGGSKSQLIFQFFSETIVITSIAAILSLLLVPFLLKMFSDFIPPELHFNILQQPGVIIFTIVLIGVVGLISGIYPALVLASYNPVTALKNQVAANGKGRNVLLRQSLTVVQFIAAQVLIIGTIIVSKQIHYMLNKDLGFDKNGIVIIDLPYKNHNNDVFQDQIKSLPQVDQAVLAGPPPARNGYSMTSLNYNNGKNKIELSPEVKQGDESYFKFYHIKLLAGKYLQLSDSLHAIVVNESFVKALGFQHPQEGIGATINIWNRQMQIAGVVSNFNSSSLHVAIAPLIFNAEKDNFYTLHIKFKPGTTADNVSSAITAIRGQWQKLYPDVDFEYNFLDEQIARFYESEQNTARLLTWATDIAIFISCMGLLGLVIHTTAQRTKEIGVRKVLGASVSRIVALLSYDFLKLVIIAIVIASPLAWYGVSKWMQGFAYHTPINWWSFVLAGLIAIIVALFTISFNAVKAALANPVKSLRSE
- a CDS encoding ABC transporter permease, with translation MLKNYFKIAWRKIKKNKLYSFVNIIGLTAGLTSCLLIGIYLYNELSYDSFHQNADRIVRLTMQYSYGTSVESTANTGTKDGPQFKREFPEVEQYVRTMKSAKTFNNNGQLFSENVMYADEPFFSVFSFPLIEGNPNTALNSPDKIVITEAIAKKYFGNQDALGKVIKSDNKFYTVSGIAKNTPSNSQMQFDMVLPFNLLSAAKSPEQWFTANYITYLLLKSPADVQPLQKQINAYMQNVSAGELKMTGGAFLKINIEHLKDVHLHSPNAGFEPNGSIVYIYILFSIALLTLFIAAVNYTNLAVAQSANRSAEISIRKVLGAGQAQLFRQFIGESIMFVAIGMVLSLILAYMLLPQFNLIAGKKFTTEDFFNPVVISALIVLSIIMSVVSGSYPSLLLSNVKLAKLLKSGFSFTGNSSVKQSLIVFQFVISFFLILSTAVISKQLNYIQTKDVGYKRNNIIALPLDWQIYGAVNTLKTQFANIPGVQQVSVANSSPVVVQWGDDITSQEGGKTLVNAIPADENYVPLFDIKLLAGSNFTHADLLQLDTTNGGKNYRNTFIINESAAKALGWTPEQAIGKTINKGQDGIVKGVVKDFNFQSLHQPITPLIIFLDKSNTNNIFLKVSTDDMPKVLKTVESIWKHEVNNRPFEFHFIDDDYNAIYVSEQRTAAIFKTFSALAILLACLGLFALTAYSVVNRTKEIGIRKVLGASVSSIMLMLSKSFLKLVLIAILIASPIAWFIMNKWLQDFAFRIQIPWYLFVVAGLLTVLIAFVTVSLQSGKAALSNPVKALRND
- a CDS encoding ABC transporter permease: MLKNYIKIAWRNLYKNKVFSLIHILGLTIGITVCVMIFVYVLNEFSYDSFHKNGKNIYRVMRGYDPAKPPAPYMSGPYGNALRNDYANQIEDLVAILPSNDLITFGEKSFTERNIFYADADFFKMFSFQLIKGNALTALKEPKSIVLTESTAKKYFGNADPMGKVVKVDKQYQYKVTGIAKDVPSNSHLYFDVIMPLSNFYHEPFFNVWANNNSYIYMQLKPGVKPEQLERTFPAFMQKYMRKDMEHMRVNFDLALTPLKDIYFEEGVVFDGVKHGDKKVVYIFISVAVLIMLIACINFLNLSTIRAAERSKEVGLRKVLGALRNHLMMQFIGESILLTLISCVLAIGLLFLLMPWYNSILGYELTVQWTSAPIYLFLLSLVLIVGFVSGGYPALFISAFSPIQALKGKLKFGKGASFFRQSLVVVQFSISVMLIIGTIVIMKQMSYVKNKSLGYDKDQLVTVRIDNDEIYNHRRLFHSVLENNGNIESVSLMAGEPGGFYDTNGFEVEDKPATWRARTSYTDAEYLKTLGLKVIAGRGFSRQFATDSAEAAIINRTAAKDLGFTPDQAVGKWIKNTYRDSVRRHIVGVVEDFNYLSLKQTLDPLVITQAEDSRVAVIKIKAGNIKAGMEAIKQAYAQVAPVYPFEYSFLNQQFDKAYRSDIRQQTILSAFAGVAIFIACLGLFGLASFSAAKRTKEIGVRKVLGSSVQNIIILLSKDILKPVLIATIIAMPVGYFLMNKWLQNFAYRISMQWWIFVLAAVLTTLIAVLTISYNALRAALANPVKSLRNE